Proteins encoded by one window of Ulvibacter sp. MAR_2010_11:
- a CDS encoding sulfotransferase, producing the protein MREEKLIFIISQPRAGSTFLQRLLSNNELVNTASEPWILLHCATILKPELLNATYSSTLTDWAFNEYKKRFVNFDFQKVEKEYILSLYQPLAQEYTYIIDKTPRYWELINEIPILFPKAKIIVLKRNPDAVLTSMIRTWQLQSVKDLSRFQRDLLIAPREIQGFLDKNSKNENVLEVRYEDLKQNTADQTEAIYNWLALPFNQGVLDVEKNDKTKGVFGDPYQNSNDTYKKMSSINSEMNLSTKQNKFVKAYLNFLGKPFLSRYGYTCKGDKKVGISFAFEYFKTLRHKDHHWKNEKVNPIKSRFLELFDRI; encoded by the coding sequence ATGAGGGAAGAAAAATTAATATTTATTATCTCCCAACCACGCGCAGGCTCCACTTTTTTGCAGCGTTTATTATCGAATAATGAGCTGGTAAACACAGCAAGTGAGCCTTGGATTTTACTGCATTGTGCCACTATTTTAAAACCGGAATTACTCAATGCAACCTATAGTAGCACACTTACAGACTGGGCATTTAATGAGTATAAAAAGAGATTTGTAAATTTCGATTTTCAAAAAGTTGAAAAGGAGTATATACTCTCCTTATACCAGCCATTAGCTCAAGAGTATACCTATATAATTGATAAAACCCCAAGGTATTGGGAATTAATTAATGAAATTCCAATACTGTTTCCCAAGGCTAAAATTATTGTTCTCAAGCGTAATCCGGATGCTGTATTAACTTCCATGATTAGAACCTGGCAGTTGCAAAGCGTAAAAGACCTTAGTCGCTTTCAAAGAGACTTATTAATAGCTCCAAGAGAGATTCAAGGCTTTCTAGATAAAAACAGTAAGAACGAGAATGTACTTGAGGTTAGATATGAAGATTTAAAACAGAATACAGCCGATCAAACCGAAGCCATATACAATTGGCTTGCTCTTCCGTTTAATCAAGGAGTACTCGATGTAGAAAAAAACGATAAAACGAAGGGAGTCTTCGGAGATCCATACCAAAATAGTAATGACACCTACAAAAAAATGTCTTCAATAAATTCAGAAATGAATCTTTCAACAAAACAGAATAAATTTGTAAAAGCGTATCTTAACTTTCTTGGTAAGCCTTTTTTGAGCAGATATGGCTATACTTGCAAAGGAGATAAAAAAGTTGGAATTTCCTTTGCTTTTGAATATTTTAAAACTTTGCGCCATAAAGATCACCATTGGAAAAATGAGAAAGTTAATCCCATAAAAAGTAGATTCTTGGAATTATTTGATAGGATATGA
- a CDS encoding glycosyltransferase has product MKPIVSVCVQTYNHAPYIKECLNSILMQETTFPFEIVLGEDDSSDGTREICKAYAENYPDKIKLFLRSRKDVIYINGNATGRFNMVENLKASTGDYIALCEGDDYWKDSLKLQKQVEFLEANPQLILCHHWQKLTIQVEATFKEIEAPKEGYGYFPYETDVQSIFENKMRVKSRTLMFRNIIDPNEILRNFPKAAFGDVPLSFVLGKYGRFGFIDEEMAVYRQTNKGASTAGLKLLGIKTFRIQHYKNWIQIWDYADKFYHFKYHKEATETVFEFYKIILVNCPSTFSSFIKVLYYNMVERKLPFHRKLVITKRIIYYYGKKFKDKLKRKLKTL; this is encoded by the coding sequence TTGAAACCTATCGTATCTGTATGTGTACAAACATACAATCATGCTCCATACATCAAAGAATGCTTGAACAGCATTTTGATGCAAGAAACGACCTTTCCATTCGAAATAGTCTTGGGGGAAGATGACAGCAGTGACGGTACGCGCGAGATTTGTAAAGCATATGCAGAAAATTATCCAGACAAAATAAAGTTGTTTCTCCGTAGCCGTAAAGATGTAATCTATATCAATGGAAATGCCACCGGACGTTTTAATATGGTTGAAAACCTTAAGGCTTCTACTGGTGATTATATCGCGTTATGCGAAGGGGATGATTACTGGAAGGATTCACTAAAACTTCAGAAACAAGTAGAGTTCTTAGAAGCCAATCCACAGTTGATTCTCTGCCACCATTGGCAAAAGTTGACGATTCAAGTAGAAGCTACTTTTAAAGAGATAGAGGCCCCAAAAGAAGGATACGGCTATTTTCCATATGAAACGGACGTCCAATCTATTTTCGAAAATAAGATGCGCGTTAAATCACGTACTTTAATGTTTAGAAATATAATTGACCCCAACGAAATTTTACGCAATTTTCCTAAGGCCGCATTCGGGGATGTACCTTTAAGTTTCGTACTTGGTAAATACGGAAGATTTGGATTTATAGATGAAGAGATGGCTGTGTATCGTCAAACAAATAAGGGAGCGTCAACAGCAGGTTTAAAATTACTGGGTATTAAAACTTTTAGAATTCAACATTATAAAAACTGGATTCAAATTTGGGATTATGCAGACAAATTTTACCATTTTAAGTATCATAAAGAAGCAACGGAAACCGTTTTCGAGTTTTATAAAATCATCTTAGTGAACTGTCCAAGTACATTCAGTTCATTTATTAAAGTATTATATTACAATATGGTTGAACGGAAATTGCCCTTTCACCGTAAGTTAGTTATTACAAAAAGGATTATTTATTATTACGGAAAGAAGTTTAAGGATAAACTTAAAAGAAAATTGAAAACTTTATGA
- a CDS encoding sulfotransferase encodes MTEMYDNSERTDFFKKDASLESALSDLNNLIDGIECPIKSDEDQSPIVLIMGCARSGSTLLLQWLAASGLFSYPSNLIARFYKNPYLGIRTQQALLEFDTLNQLGFKETKLDFSSSLGKTNGALGPSEYWYFWRTFFEFEDDVQIIPKERLAAIDGTTLIKKLMAFEQLTGKPLVLKGMLLNWHIPYLYSLNRNFLFVNVSRDPYLNAQSLLIARDKFFGDRSKWYSFKPAEYKELKDKSPLTQVAGQVIYTRKAIAEGLSKLPEENVINVEYADFCTNPKAFLDVLAHKFNKLGGNIECQKVNQNVLKSFEERRDSKLSHSEAKFLREELLRLSNY; translated from the coding sequence ATGACTGAAATGTATGATAATTCTGAACGTACCGATTTTTTTAAAAAGGATGCTAGTTTAGAATCTGCATTATCGGATCTGAATAATCTAATCGACGGTATAGAATGTCCTATTAAAAGTGATGAGGATCAAAGCCCAATTGTTCTAATTATGGGGTGTGCCAGGTCCGGCTCCACACTTTTACTGCAATGGCTCGCTGCTTCCGGCTTATTTTCGTATCCTTCAAATTTAATAGCCAGATTTTACAAGAATCCTTATTTGGGTATCCGCACCCAGCAGGCTCTTTTAGAGTTTGACACGTTAAATCAGTTGGGATTTAAAGAAACCAAACTTGACTTTTCTTCATCTTTAGGAAAAACTAATGGAGCATTGGGTCCGAGCGAATATTGGTATTTTTGGAGAACATTCTTTGAATTTGAGGATGATGTCCAGATAATTCCAAAGGAACGGTTGGCCGCCATAGACGGTACTACTTTAATAAAAAAGCTCATGGCATTTGAACAGCTCACGGGCAAACCCTTAGTATTAAAGGGCATGTTGTTAAATTGGCACATACCGTATTTATATAGTTTAAACCGGAATTTTTTATTTGTGAATGTAAGCAGAGACCCCTATTTAAACGCCCAGTCACTATTAATTGCCAGAGATAAGTTTTTTGGAGATAGAAGTAAATGGTATTCATTTAAACCGGCAGAATACAAAGAGCTCAAAGATAAAAGTCCTCTTACACAAGTCGCGGGTCAGGTAATATATACCAGAAAGGCCATTGCTGAAGGGCTTTCCAAATTACCGGAGGAAAATGTTATAAATGTTGAATATGCAGACTTTTGTACAAATCCAAAAGCGTTTTTGGATGTTTTGGCACATAAATTTAATAAGTTGGGAGGTAACATTGAATGCCAAAAGGTGAATCAAAATGTATTAAAATCGTTTGAAGAAAGAAGAGATAGTAAACTTTCTCATTCTGAGGCAAAATTTTTAAGAGAAGAACTTCTAAGGTTATCAAATTATTGA
- a CDS encoding WbqC family protein has product MKIAIMQPYFLPYLGYFQLLNAVKKFVVYDNIQYSKKGWINRNRILSNGVDSMFTIPLEKSSDYLDVNQRSISEQFIKVERDKILRRIRNEYKNAPSFESVMPLVERVFNYPELNLFEYIYYSIKEISNYLEITTQLQISSKINIDHNLKSQKKVLEICKALHAQEYINPIGGLELYSKKEFLDSGIKLMFMKTNSISYQQFNNEFLPNLSIIDVLMFNSKEEIQKMLQEYELI; this is encoded by the coding sequence ATGAAAATAGCAATAATGCAACCTTACTTTTTGCCGTATTTGGGCTATTTTCAGTTACTAAATGCAGTTAAAAAATTTGTTGTTTATGACAATATTCAATATTCCAAAAAAGGCTGGATAAACCGAAACAGAATTTTGAGTAACGGTGTGGATAGTATGTTTACCATACCACTGGAAAAAAGCTCCGATTATCTTGATGTTAATCAACGAAGTATAAGTGAACAGTTCATAAAAGTTGAGAGAGATAAAATTTTGAGGCGTATTCGCAATGAGTATAAAAATGCGCCCTCTTTTGAAAGTGTAATGCCTTTAGTGGAGCGGGTCTTTAACTATCCTGAATTGAACTTATTTGAATATATTTATTATTCAATTAAAGAAATTTCAAATTATTTGGAAATTACAACGCAATTGCAGATTTCGTCAAAAATTAATATTGACCATAATCTAAAATCACAAAAGAAGGTTCTTGAAATATGCAAAGCATTGCATGCCCAGGAATATATAAACCCGATAGGTGGTTTAGAGCTTTACAGTAAAAAGGAGTTTTTGGATTCAGGCATAAAGCTGATGTTTATGAAAACCAATTCAATTTCGTACCAACAGTTTAACAATGAATTCCTTCCAAATCTGTCCATTATAGATGTTTTAATGTTTAATTCGAAAGAAGAAATTCAAAAAATGCTACAAGAATATGAACTCATCTAA
- a CDS encoding DegT/DnrJ/EryC1/StrS aminotransferase family protein, translated as MLNVTKTFLPPQEEYNAILKRAWDKGWITNRGTLVKELEEKLKEHLGVINLLATTNGTLPLQIAIKALGLTGEIITTPFSYVATTSSIVWEGCTPVFVDIHPEYLTIDEKKIETAITSQTSAIMATHVFGNPCAVEAIEVIAKKHNLKVIYDAAHCFGVTYKGKSIFEYGDVSTCSFHATKLFHTGEGGALFTKDKELFDTLFYLHNFGHMGKENFQGIGINAKMSELQAAMGLAVLPYVERIKKNRERVAAIYSEELESLQQLKVRKEAIWNFAYFPVIFPTEKTLLQVRENLNKSNIYPRRYFYPCLTNLPYIQNADSPISQDISKRILCLPIYDDISTTEVLQICNIIKRSK; from the coding sequence ATGTTAAACGTAACCAAAACCTTTTTACCGCCTCAGGAAGAATATAACGCTATTCTTAAACGAGCATGGGATAAAGGTTGGATTACCAACCGCGGTACTTTAGTAAAGGAATTAGAGGAGAAACTAAAGGAACACTTAGGAGTTATTAATTTGTTAGCAACCACAAATGGCACCTTACCACTGCAAATTGCCATAAAGGCATTGGGATTAACCGGGGAGATCATAACCACTCCTTTTAGTTATGTTGCCACTACAAGTAGTATTGTTTGGGAGGGTTGTACACCCGTATTTGTAGATATTCACCCGGAATATCTTACCATCGATGAAAAGAAAATCGAAACCGCCATCACCTCACAAACAAGCGCTATTATGGCAACACACGTATTTGGGAATCCTTGTGCTGTCGAAGCGATAGAAGTTATTGCTAAAAAACATAATCTAAAAGTTATTTATGATGCCGCACATTGCTTTGGAGTCACCTATAAAGGCAAGAGTATTTTTGAGTATGGAGATGTGAGCACCTGTAGCTTTCATGCTACCAAGTTGTTTCATACAGGCGAAGGTGGTGCCTTATTTACTAAGGATAAGGAGTTGTTTGATACACTTTTTTACCTCCATAATTTTGGGCATATGGGGAAGGAAAATTTTCAAGGTATTGGCATTAATGCCAAAATGAGTGAGCTTCAGGCTGCCATGGGATTAGCTGTTTTACCATACGTTGAACGTATTAAAAAAAATAGAGAAAGAGTCGCTGCAATATATTCAGAAGAGTTGGAGTCACTGCAACAATTAAAAGTGCGTAAAGAGGCCATATGGAATTTTGCCTACTTTCCTGTCATTTTTCCAACTGAAAAAACACTGTTGCAAGTTCGAGAGAATTTAAACAAATCCAATATTTATCCCAGACGCTATTTTTATCCATGCTTGACTAACTTGCCTTATATTCAAAATGCAGACAGTCCTATTTCACAGGATATATCGAAACGGATTCTTTGCTTACCCATATATGATGATATTTCGACAACCGAGGTTTTACAAATTTGCAACATCATAAAACGATCGAAATGA
- a CDS encoding polysaccharide pyruvyl transferase family protein, protein MKKRTMVIGLGPDYNYDINNHEVWSNNNTKYASNHGASFISRTLIDYFNADFIDNFSDINNYREKYDLCVIAFATHITERRDVSRYADFIKALRIKTVAFSLGIQDYSASSYAVSTIHPSLRELLDYVIASSGQIGVRGPHTASVLIKAGYRPENIIRFGCPTIFSPLNRNLKIQKKEDFKKPMIVFHRTMAELNKELLGGAPLLGQDFLDELVFREDVNEDHNLKKIELKKYEAHKNGAYTLRKIKENGIFVREYNDWLEEIKKSDFVLGARLHGCLAAISLGIPAVMIARDIRVQEIAEFYKIPCIKYENVGNLTIKEIYKDADFTAFNELYPHRYDNFLKLMDDLQIVDHLSFNADVPENYWFSKADVNADVHIIYDELNDLSQRINQIDSKLEKTNKKVSKLITLIKKLPGLNVIKGLLK, encoded by the coding sequence ATGAAAAAAAGAACAATGGTCATTGGCCTAGGTCCTGATTATAATTACGATATTAACAATCATGAGGTATGGAGTAACAACAATACCAAATATGCCAGTAACCATGGTGCTAGCTTTATTTCCAGAACTTTAATAGATTATTTTAATGCCGATTTTATTGATAATTTTTCAGATATAAATAATTATCGAGAAAAATATGATCTATGTGTTATCGCATTCGCGACACATATCACAGAAAGAAGAGATGTATCCAGATATGCTGATTTTATAAAAGCATTACGGATAAAAACGGTAGCTTTTTCCCTTGGAATTCAGGATTATTCAGCATCATCATATGCAGTAAGTACTATTCACCCATCATTGAGAGAGTTACTCGACTATGTAATAGCCTCTTCGGGGCAAATAGGTGTGCGAGGTCCTCATACCGCTTCTGTTTTAATTAAGGCAGGCTATAGACCTGAAAACATTATCAGATTTGGTTGTCCCACAATATTCAGCCCCTTAAATAGAAATTTAAAAATTCAGAAGAAAGAAGATTTTAAAAAACCCATGATTGTGTTTCACCGTACCATGGCGGAGTTAAACAAAGAGCTGCTAGGAGGAGCACCATTATTGGGTCAGGATTTTTTGGATGAATTAGTATTTAGGGAAGATGTAAATGAGGATCATAACCTAAAAAAAATAGAGTTAAAAAAATACGAAGCTCATAAAAATGGCGCTTACACCCTTAGGAAGATAAAAGAAAACGGAATTTTTGTTAGGGAATATAACGATTGGCTTGAAGAAATTAAAAAAAGTGATTTTGTTTTGGGAGCAAGGTTGCACGGTTGCCTAGCAGCGATAAGTTTAGGCATCCCTGCTGTAATGATTGCCAGAGATATACGTGTACAAGAAATTGCAGAATTTTATAAGATACCCTGTATCAAATACGAAAATGTGGGTAATTTAACCATAAAGGAAATTTATAAAGACGCTGATTTTACGGCATTTAATGAATTATATCCTCACCGATATGACAACTTCTTAAAATTAATGGATGATTTGCAAATTGTTGATCATCTTTCGTTTAATGCTGATGTGCCGGAAAACTACTGGTTTTCAAAAGCAGACGTAAATGCAGATGTACACATCATTTATGATGAGCTAAATGACCTTTCACAAAGAATTAATCAAATAGATTCCAAGCTTGAGAAAACCAATAAAAAGGTGAGTAAATTAATCACTTTAATTAAAAAATTACCGGGTCTAAATGTTATAAAAGGATTGCTCAAATAA
- a CDS encoding ABC transporter ATP-binding protein, whose product MTNEVLIKVENLSKKFCKDLKTSLWYGVKDLASGMSSNRSERELRPKEFWAVKDISFELRRGECLGLIGHNGAGKSTLLKILNGLINPDAGKVTIKGRVGALIELGAGFNPILSGRENIYNNGAILGFTRKEINEKVEEIIDFAEIREFIDMPVQNYSSGMKVRLGFAVAAQMEPDVLIIDEVLAVGDLGFRIKCLNRIGELLNNCAVIFVSHSMTQVSRVCTNALLLQKGKILVSNTPVSETIARYYQLFDVEAERILGKENITLNDVTAYINDEKYSLESLLNQGDKLKLVFDCSWLVNVSKIKCKIFFINADTRNVLDIASEMDQDDLVVNNDRSILTVETMPLFLNGGTYTITLVVQNAETDERLYRHDNIITITILSEYYSWSDVVGKGDWSIN is encoded by the coding sequence ATGACAAACGAAGTTCTGATAAAAGTAGAAAACCTTTCCAAAAAATTCTGTAAAGACCTTAAAACCAGCTTATGGTATGGGGTGAAAGATTTAGCTTCCGGAATGAGTAGCAACCGCAGTGAGCGGGAACTACGTCCTAAGGAGTTTTGGGCGGTGAAGGATATTAGTTTTGAGCTTCGACGGGGGGAATGTCTGGGATTGATAGGCCATAATGGTGCGGGAAAATCTACTTTGTTGAAAATACTGAATGGTCTCATAAATCCCGATGCGGGAAAAGTGACAATTAAGGGGCGTGTTGGAGCGTTAATTGAGCTGGGTGCCGGATTTAATCCTATTCTTAGTGGCAGGGAAAACATTTATAATAACGGCGCTATCCTCGGGTTCACACGCAAGGAAATTAATGAAAAGGTTGAAGAGATTATCGATTTTGCAGAAATACGAGAATTTATAGATATGCCTGTCCAAAATTACAGCAGTGGGATGAAGGTGCGATTGGGTTTTGCAGTGGCAGCACAAATGGAACCGGATGTGTTGATAATTGATGAGGTATTGGCAGTGGGGGATCTAGGCTTTAGAATTAAATGTTTAAACAGAATAGGTGAACTACTAAATAATTGTGCCGTAATATTTGTTTCTCACTCAATGACACAAGTTTCTCGGGTTTGCACCAATGCCTTGTTGCTTCAAAAAGGAAAAATACTGGTAAGTAACACACCTGTTTCAGAAACGATAGCCAGATACTATCAGCTATTTGATGTGGAGGCTGAACGTATTCTTGGAAAAGAAAACATTACCCTTAATGATGTCACGGCGTACATAAACGATGAAAAGTATTCATTAGAATCGCTATTAAATCAAGGAGATAAATTGAAATTAGTTTTTGATTGTTCTTGGTTGGTTAATGTTTCAAAGATAAAATGTAAAATATTTTTTATAAATGCCGACACAAGAAATGTATTGGATATCGCCTCTGAAATGGATCAAGATGACTTGGTTGTTAATAATGATAGAAGCATTTTAACTGTAGAGACGATGCCTTTATTCTTAAACGGAGGTACTTACACAATTACATTGGTAGTTCAAAATGCGGAAACCGATGAACGCCTTTACAGACATGACAACATAATAACCATAACCATTCTTTCTGAATATTATAGCTGGAGTGATGTCGTCGGAAAAGGGGATTGGAGTATTAATTAA
- a CDS encoding sulfotransferase domain-containing protein, producing MIVISAGMQKSGSAYIYNLINDAIISTGYPDARKVKDKYRLNKIMKWHNNNIGPLEKKILIKLVLISLKEGKFVVKTHSGPSKFHNILLSLGIVKTVYIYRDPRDALLSAQEHGKKIIENGDNHTFAQMVGFNDAFDNVKSWTNIFKSYKKNDGALLVRYEDLMDHPLVEMQKICRYLNLNVTEEIIEKILVKYDRKNPDANMTGLHFNKGVTYRYRNELTEKQIDRFSKEMGIVLEEMGYEK from the coding sequence ATGATTGTAATATCTGCTGGGATGCAAAAATCAGGAAGTGCATATATATATAACTTGATTAATGACGCCATTATATCGACCGGGTATCCGGATGCAAGAAAAGTAAAAGATAAGTATAGACTAAATAAAATAATGAAATGGCACAATAATAATATTGGTCCTTTGGAGAAAAAGATTCTTATAAAATTAGTGCTTATTAGTTTAAAAGAAGGAAAGTTTGTTGTTAAAACTCATTCAGGTCCCTCAAAATTTCATAACATATTACTCAGTCTAGGGATTGTTAAGACAGTATATATTTATAGGGATCCAAGGGATGCATTATTGTCAGCCCAAGAACATGGAAAAAAAATAATTGAAAATGGAGACAATCATACTTTTGCTCAAATGGTAGGTTTTAATGACGCTTTTGATAATGTGAAGAGTTGGACAAATATATTTAAATCCTATAAAAAGAACGATGGTGCATTACTTGTTAGATATGAAGATTTAATGGATCATCCCCTCGTAGAAATGCAAAAAATTTGTCGATATCTAAATTTAAATGTGACTGAAGAAATTATAGAAAAGATATTAGTTAAATACGATAGAAAAAACCCCGATGCAAATATGACCGGATTGCACTTTAATAAAGGAGTAACATATAGATATCGTAATGAATTAACTGAAAAACAAATTGATAGATTTAGTAAAGAAATGGGAATCGTTTTAGAAGAAATGGGTTATGAAAAATAA
- a CDS encoding ABC transporter permease, protein MDLETKIYQKENNLHIWKLAKESISDIYSSRFLAKQLAIRDIKSQYRQSYFGLFWAVVTPIATALIWIFLNSSGTLRISDTGIPYPVYALSGTLLWSIITESINSPMSNTNSARSILSKINFPKEALITSGVYKLLFNSSIKIVLLIVFVFVFGIGFHWTLFLFPFIIIAAILFGTTIGLFLTPLGMLYTDVKRMIAFVLSFLMYATPVVYSIPKEGVIKILMDINPLTPIILTARDSIVGGDFAFLNYFLLIIGIFIPLFFVALLFYRISIPILVERMNA, encoded by the coding sequence ATGGACCTGGAAACCAAAATTTACCAAAAAGAGAACAACCTACATATTTGGAAACTTGCCAAAGAAAGTATTTCCGATATTTATAGTTCACGGTTTCTAGCTAAACAACTCGCCATACGAGATATTAAATCACAATACCGGCAATCATACTTTGGATTATTTTGGGCGGTAGTGACTCCTATAGCCACAGCATTGATTTGGATATTTCTTAATAGTTCTGGCACATTACGCATTTCTGATACGGGAATTCCATATCCTGTTTATGCTTTGTCAGGAACACTTCTTTGGTCCATTATCACTGAATCTATCAATTCACCGATGAGCAATACCAATTCAGCGCGCTCAATCCTTTCCAAAATTAATTTCCCAAAGGAGGCATTAATCACCTCGGGCGTTTATAAGCTGCTTTTTAATAGCAGTATAAAAATTGTGCTTCTTATTGTCTTTGTGTTTGTATTTGGCATAGGTTTTCACTGGACGCTTTTTCTTTTCCCTTTTATTATAATTGCCGCGATACTTTTCGGTACTACCATAGGATTATTTTTAACACCACTGGGAATGTTGTATACCGATGTAAAACGGATGATTGCCTTTGTTTTAAGTTTTCTAATGTATGCCACACCTGTAGTATATTCAATTCCAAAAGAAGGGGTAATAAAAATTCTAATGGACATCAACCCCTTAACACCAATCATTCTTACTGCTCGTGACTCGATTGTAGGTGGAGATTTTGCCTTTTTAAACTACTTTCTATTAATTATAGGAATTTTTATACCGTTGTTTTTTGTGGCCTTACTGTTCTATAGAATCTCTATTCCTATTTTGGTAGAACGTATGAATGCATAA
- a CDS encoding SDR family oxidoreductase, with product MNSNRYHQQDLSQYSFLVTGGAGFIGSNLVAYLLKYGAKKVRVLDNLASGSLQNIAEFKNNPAFEFMEGDIRKLEDCMAAVDGMDFVSHQAALGSVPRSINDPITSNDVNVNGFLNMLQAQNQSQSVKRMVYAASSSTYGDSKSLPKIEDTIGKPLSPYAVTKLVNELYADVFHKTYGTETIGLRYFNVFGPKQSPTGAYAAVIPLFMQALKDDKAPTINGDGEQTRDFTFVENAVQANVCAFFASENAVNEVFNVAYGDRISLNELWKELKNISGKELKANYGPPRKGDVRDSLANIDKARKLLGYNPGFSVAKGLKITWEEFGR from the coding sequence ATGAATTCGAACAGATATCATCAACAAGATTTATCACAATACAGTTTCCTGGTAACCGGAGGCGCCGGGTTTATTGGCTCCAATCTGGTGGCTTATTTGCTGAAATACGGCGCGAAGAAAGTGAGGGTGCTGGACAATCTGGCATCAGGTTCCTTGCAAAATATAGCCGAGTTTAAAAATAATCCGGCCTTCGAATTTATGGAAGGGGATATTCGAAAATTGGAAGACTGTATGGCAGCAGTTGATGGGATGGACTTTGTTTCCCACCAGGCGGCCTTGGGATCGGTACCCAGGTCCATCAACGACCCTATTACTTCGAACGATGTGAACGTAAACGGATTTCTAAACATGCTTCAGGCGCAGAATCAGTCTCAATCTGTAAAGCGAATGGTATACGCTGCTTCCAGCTCTACCTATGGCGATAGTAAAAGTTTGCCTAAAATTGAAGATACCATTGGAAAACCGCTTTCACCCTATGCGGTGACAAAACTGGTGAACGAACTCTATGCCGATGTGTTCCATAAAACCTATGGCACAGAAACCATTGGCCTGCGTTATTTTAATGTCTTTGGGCCAAAACAAAGCCCTACCGGGGCCTATGCGGCGGTGATTCCGTTGTTTATGCAGGCGTTAAAGGATGATAAAGCGCCTACCATTAACGGAGACGGCGAACAAACACGTGACTTTACCTTTGTGGAGAATGCGGTACAGGCAAATGTATGTGCCTTTTTTGCTTCAGAAAATGCTGTAAATGAAGTATTTAATGTGGCCTATGGAGACCGGATAAGTTTAAATGAATTGTGGAAGGAACTCAAAAATATTTCAGGAAAGGAACTAAAAGCCAATTACGGACCCCCACGAAAAGGCGATGTCCGGGATTCGTTGGCCAATATTGATAAGGCCCGAAAGCTGTTAGGTTATAATCCTGGCTTTTCAGTAGCTAAAGGGTTAAAAATTACATGGGAGGAGTTTGGGAGATAG